The following proteins come from a genomic window of Anopheles ziemanni chromosome 3, idAnoZiCoDA_A2_x.2, whole genome shotgun sequence:
- the LOC131288716 gene encoding casein kinase I-like, with protein MNRQIVAGRFRILKEIGSGSFGKIYLGIDITSGEEVALKIETISSHPHLMDENKVYKVLNGGFGIPSMRYFGRERGYFVLVMDLLGPSLEDLFNFCGRRLTIKTVLMLADQMISRLEYLHKNSFIHRDIKPDNFLMGIGRHASKLYLIDFGLAKQYRDIHTRTHISYCEGKNLTGTARYASINTGLGIEQSRRDDMESLGYVLMYLNRGSLPWQCLKATTKKQKYEKITEKKMSTSVEVLCQGFPLEFASYLHYCRSLRFEEEPDYMYLRQVFRILLRRMNHHHDFNYDWNVLKQQEMLQASSDPPAESSGKNKPNETPRAMDE; from the coding sequence ATGAATAGACAAATAGTAGCTGGCAGGTTTAGGATACTTAAAGAAATCGGATCGGGCTCGTTCGGCAAAATCTACCTGGGAATCGACATCACCAGTGGCGAGGAAGTGGCACTGAAGATCGAGACCATCTCGAGCCACCCGCATCTCATGGACGAGAATAAGGTATACAAGGTGCTGAATGGTGGGTTCGGTATTCCGAGCATGCGCTACTTCGGTCGAGAGCGCGGATACTTCGTTTTGGTGATGGACCTGCTCGGCCCCTCGCTTGAAGATCTTTTCAATTTCTGCGGCCGTCGCTTGACAATCAAGACCGTGTTGATGCTAGCCGATCAAATGATCAGTCGGCTGGAGTATCTGCATAAAAACAGCTTCATCCATCGGGACATCAAGCCGGACAACTTCCTGATGGGCATCGGACGCCACGCGAGCAAGCTTTATCTGATCGACTTTGGGCTGGCAAAACAGTACCGTGACATCCACACGCGCACCCACATCTCCTACTGTGAGGGTAAGAACCTGACCGGCACGGCCCGGTACGCGTCGATCAACACGGGCCTCGGCATCGAACAGAGCCGCCGTGACGACATGGAGTCGCTCGGCTACGTCTTAATGTACCTCAACCGCGGCTCGTTGCCCTGGCAGTGTCTGAAGGCGACCACCAAGAAGCAGAAGTACGAGAAGATCACCGAGAAGAAGATGTCAACTTCGGTGGAGGTGCTCTGCCAGGGCTTTCCGCTTGAGTTCGCCTCGTACCTCCACTACTGCCGCAGTTTGCGCTTCGAGGAGGAACCTGACTACATGTATCTGAGACAGGTGTTccgaattttgcttcgcaggATGAACCACCATCACGACTTCAACTACGACTGGAACGTGCTGAAGCAGCAAGAGATGCTGCAGGCCAGCAGTGATCCACCGGCTGAGAGCTCGGGTAAAAACAAACCTAACGAGACGCCGCGTGCCATGGACGAGTAG